Proteins encoded in a region of the Ptychodera flava strain L36383 chromosome 4, AS_Pfla_20210202, whole genome shotgun sequence genome:
- the LOC139131846 gene encoding vascular endothelial growth factor D-like, which produces MTRGRASTNTVYKSRSHHHVVQKLEIPSMGNHHVLIARLLVSLTVYHSLTIALPTYSPSDHGLRAYAEVQTTEIQDQVRKAKSIRDVLQILYPRQDPEEILRELMVVEGTIDRFSTSRGRIGQSDEGVLLMTREATQGDLKEMDRQGNENVECGLPVNVTVDAYQELGIEKRLGRSLWPECVTVPRCSPNSGCCPEDHVCTEITDKNALVQKLFLIHENAAPRPHIEVKYITSHTSCHCTPNQRPIVRAPSAVCQPPSAGCPSPKIWDEIRCTCKCAKGCPEPYSQDPYSCECDCLHSIRQCGKVKRGRLDMAPEECKCVESNACERPTCKFGVFSSRKCSCPSFVAAPKMKRPALY; this is translated from the exons ATGACAAGGGGTCGTGCTTCTACCAACACTGTTTACAAGAGTAGATCACATCACCACGTCGTTCAGAAGTTGGAAATACCAAGCATGGGGAACCATCACGTCCTCATCGCTCGTTTGCTGGTCTCTCTGACTGTGTATCACTCTCTGACCATCGCACTGCCGACGTATTCACCCAGTGACCATGGACTCCGCGCATATGCTGAAGTTCAG ACAACAGAGATACAGGATCAAGTACGGAAGGCAAAAAGCATAAGGGATGTATTACAAATATTATATCCCCGACAAGATCCCGAGGAAATCCTTCGAGAGCTGATGGTCGTTGAAGGAACGATAGACCGGTTTTCAACTTCCAGGGGTCGAATCGGACAGTCGGATGAGGGCGTCCTCTTAATGACTCGAGAAG CCACACAAGGGGACCTGAAAGAAATGGACAGACAAGGAAACGAAAATGTTGAGTGTGGTTTACCTGTAAACGTGACCGTCGACGCTTACCAGGAACTTGGAATCGAAAAGCGCCTGGGTAGATCTCTTTGGCCAGAATGTGTAACAGTTCCTCGCTGTTCGCCAAACTCTGGATGTTGCCCAGAAGATCATGTTTGTACAGAGATCACTGACAAGAATGCGCTTGTACAGAAATTA TTTTTAATCCACGAAAACGCAGCCCCTCGACCTCACATCGAAGTCAAGTACATCACGAGTCACACCAGCTGTCACTGTACACCAAACCAACGACCCATTGTGAGAGCGCCATCAGCGGTGTGTCAACCACCATCTGCAGGATGCCCGTCACCAAAGATTTGGGACGAAATTAGGTGTACGTGTAAATGCGCGAAGGGATGTCCGGAACCCTACTCACAAGATCCATATTCCTGCGAGTGTGACTGTCTGCACTCGATTAGACAGTGTGGAAAGGTCAAGAGGGGTCGACTAGACATGGCACCAGAAGAATGCAA ATGCGTGGAATCAAATGCATGCGAAAGACCCACGTGTAAGTTTGGTGTTTTTTCCTCGCGTAAATGCAGCTGTCCGTCTTTTGTAGCGGCGCCGAAGATGAAGCGGCCAGCTCTATATTAA
- the LOC139131872 gene encoding exosome complex component RRP45-like isoform X1: MKSSKTSIVEREFILNCIRNSKRLDGRQAYDFRHIKVSFGKDRGCCEVQLGDTRVLSQVSCDIIQPRQNRPTEGTMYFNVELSPMASPTFELGRQSEFAVELIRLLEKTVRDSRAIDTESLCIIAGEKVWEIRVDVHVLNHDGNIVDCVTMAAISALSHFRRPDVSVVGEEVQVHSPDDHDPVPLSVHHLPVSVTFAYFDQGKHLLVDPTDKEERVMDGNMIISMNIHREICSVQMSGDMLLVKDQILRCTQISVVKVAEIVDVIKQALANDSKARASGDKFGFAESFAKEKITTFHRGEMEVEMISNGKQSHEEESEKVNSGDVMSEVMLLGEGTAAIGEGGKNTWFTDETAKPITAKKRKDGKSKKKKKQKKESVAAESGSEEEETVVLLQDDL; encoded by the exons ATGAAGAGTTCAAAAACTTCAATAGTCGAAAGGGAGTTTATATTGAATTGCATTAGAAATTCCAAG AGGCTGGATGGCAGGCAAGCCTATGACTTCCGGCatattaaagtttcatttggTAAAGACAGAGGATGCTGTGAAGTGCAACTTGGCGACACCAG AGTGCTATCACAGGTGTCATGTGATATTATTCAACCAAGACAAAACAGACCAACAGAAGGTACAATGTATTTTAATGTAGAGCTGTCTCCCATGGCATCCCCAACATTTGAACTTGGCAG acAATCAGAATTTGCTGTTGAACTAATCAGATTATTGGAAAAAACAGTTCGTGATTCCAGAGCCATTGATACTGAGTCTTTGTGTATCATAGCAGGTGAAAAG GTTTGGGAAATACGAGTGGATGTACATGTCCTGAACCATGATGGCAACATAGTTGATTGTGTTACCATGGCAGCAATCAGTGCATTGTCACATTTCAGACGGCCTGACGTCAGTGTTGTTGGAGAAGAAGTACAAGTT CATTCCCCCGACGACCATGACCCAGTTCCTCTCAGCGTACATCATCTACCCGTGTCtgtcacatttgcatattttgatcaAGG aaaACATCTGTTGGTTGATCCGACGGACAAAGAAGAGAGAGTGATGGATGGAAATATGATAATTAGTATGAATATACACAGAGAAATTTGTTCTGTGCAGATGAGTGGAGATATGTTACTAGTCAAGGACCAG ATTCTCAGATGTACTCAGATTTCAGTGGTGAAAGTTGCTGAAATAGTGGATGTTATCAAGCAAGCATTAGCAAATGACAGCAAAGCAAG GGCTTCTGGCGACAAGTTTGGTTTTGCTGAATCATTTGCCaaagaaaaaatcacaacatTCCATAGAGGAGAAATGGAAGTGGAAATGATATCCAACGGAAAACAAAGCCATGAGGAAGAATCGGAAAAAGTGAATTCTGGAGATGT TATGTCAGAGGTAATGCTATTGGGGGAGGGAACAGCGGCTATAGGGGAAGGAGGGAAAAACACCTGGTTTACAGATGAAACTGCCAAACCCATCACcgcaaagaaaaggaaagacggcaaatcaaagaaaaagaagaaacagaaaaaagaaTCAGTTGCAG CAGAAAGTGGCAGTGAAGAAGAAGAGACTGTCGTCTTACTACAAGATGATTTATGA
- the LOC139131872 gene encoding exosome complex component RRP45-like isoform X2: MKSSKTSIVEREFILNCIRNSKRLDGRQAYDFRHIKVSFGKDRGCCEVQLGDTRVLSQVSCDIIQPRQNRPTEGTMYFNVELSPMASPTFELGRQSEFAVELIRLLEKTVRDSRAIDTESLCIIAGEKVWEIRVDVHVLNHDGNIVDCVTMAAISALSHFRRPDVSVVGEEVQVHSPDDHDPVPLSVHHLPVSVTFAYFDQGKHLLVDPTDKEERVMDGNMIISMNIHREICSVQMSGDMLLVKDQILRCTQISVVKVAEIVDVIKQALANDSKARASGDKFGFAESFAKEKITTFHRGEMEVEMISNGKQSHEEESEKVNSGDVMSEVMLLGEGTAAIGEGGKNTWFTDETAKPITAKKRKDGKSKKKKKQKKESVAESGSEEEETVVLLQDDL; the protein is encoded by the exons ATGAAGAGTTCAAAAACTTCAATAGTCGAAAGGGAGTTTATATTGAATTGCATTAGAAATTCCAAG AGGCTGGATGGCAGGCAAGCCTATGACTTCCGGCatattaaagtttcatttggTAAAGACAGAGGATGCTGTGAAGTGCAACTTGGCGACACCAG AGTGCTATCACAGGTGTCATGTGATATTATTCAACCAAGACAAAACAGACCAACAGAAGGTACAATGTATTTTAATGTAGAGCTGTCTCCCATGGCATCCCCAACATTTGAACTTGGCAG acAATCAGAATTTGCTGTTGAACTAATCAGATTATTGGAAAAAACAGTTCGTGATTCCAGAGCCATTGATACTGAGTCTTTGTGTATCATAGCAGGTGAAAAG GTTTGGGAAATACGAGTGGATGTACATGTCCTGAACCATGATGGCAACATAGTTGATTGTGTTACCATGGCAGCAATCAGTGCATTGTCACATTTCAGACGGCCTGACGTCAGTGTTGTTGGAGAAGAAGTACAAGTT CATTCCCCCGACGACCATGACCCAGTTCCTCTCAGCGTACATCATCTACCCGTGTCtgtcacatttgcatattttgatcaAGG aaaACATCTGTTGGTTGATCCGACGGACAAAGAAGAGAGAGTGATGGATGGAAATATGATAATTAGTATGAATATACACAGAGAAATTTGTTCTGTGCAGATGAGTGGAGATATGTTACTAGTCAAGGACCAG ATTCTCAGATGTACTCAGATTTCAGTGGTGAAAGTTGCTGAAATAGTGGATGTTATCAAGCAAGCATTAGCAAATGACAGCAAAGCAAG GGCTTCTGGCGACAAGTTTGGTTTTGCTGAATCATTTGCCaaagaaaaaatcacaacatTCCATAGAGGAGAAATGGAAGTGGAAATGATATCCAACGGAAAACAAAGCCATGAGGAAGAATCGGAAAAAGTGAATTCTGGAGATGT TATGTCAGAGGTAATGCTATTGGGGGAGGGAACAGCGGCTATAGGGGAAGGAGGGAAAAACACCTGGTTTACAGATGAAACTGCCAAACCCATCACcgcaaagaaaaggaaagacggcaaatcaaagaaaaagaagaaacagaaaaaagaaTCAGTTGCAG AAAGTGGCAGTGAAGAAGAAGAGACTGTCGTCTTACTACAAGATGATTTATGA
- the LOC139131873 gene encoding V-type proton ATPase 16 kDa proteolipid subunit c: MSEEAPIYTPFFGVLGATSAMVFSALGAAYGTAKSGTGIAAMSVMRPELIMKSIIPVVMAGIIAIYGLVVALLISNGLSETDYSLFKSFVDMGAGLSVGLSGLAAGFAIGIVGDAGVRGTAQQPRLFVGMILILIFAEVLGLYGLIVALLLTTK, translated from the exons ATGAGTGAAGAAGCTCCAATTTACACACCTTTCTTTGGCGTTCTCGGGGCGACGTCAGCCATGGTGTTCAGTG CCCTCGGCGCTGCCTATGGAACGGCGAAAAGTGGAACCGGTATTGCAGCCATGAGTGTGATGAGGCCAGAGCTGATCATGAAGTCTATTATCCCCGTAGTTATGGCTGGTATCATCGCCATTTATGGATTAGTCGTCGCCTTACTTATTTCAAACGGTTTAAGTGAAACCGACTATTCACTTTTCAA GAGTTTTGTTGACATGGGTGCTGGCCTAAGTGTTGGACTCAGTGGACTAGCTGCAGGATTTGCCATTGGAATTGTCGGTGATGCTGGGGTCCGCGGAACAGCTCAACAGCCTCGTCTTTTCGTCGGTATGATTTTGATTCTCATCTTCGCAGAAGTCTTGGGTCTGTACGGACTTATAGTTGCCCTGCTTCTCACCACCAAATAA